The sequence below is a genomic window from Bacteroidota bacterium.
ACACTCCGATACATTGTGATGCCAGTACCATATCTCCTCGCTCGTGTCTACCATGAAGTAAACATACTCTTTTGCGCTTCGCGCAACGGCATTTCATCCCTGTGGCAAGACCACAGGGAGTTCATGCCGGGGTCATTAAAGAAATTCTACAATCTTCTCGAGTTTTATTCCGCGCGAACCTTTTATCAGGATTAGGGAAGAAACCCCTCCCTTTCCCTCCCCGAAGGGGAGGGTTTTTATTTTTGAAACAAGCTCATCTGAATTTTTAAAGAGGAAAAGGTTAGAAAAAGAAATTTTTAATTTTGACATCGCTTTAGAAAATCTTTCTCCAACCATGATTACATTCTGAAATTTCTTCTCATAAATCAATTTTAAAATATTTTTGTGCTCTTGTATTTCATATTCACCAAGTTCGAGCATATCACCAAGTATCAGCCACTTGTTTTCTTCTTTCATCTCATAAAAATTTTCAATGGCAGCACGCATGCTGGAGGGGTTTGCGTTATACGCATCAAGAATAAGTGTGTTATTGTTTGTTCTTACAACTTGTGAGCGATTATTGGAAGGAGTGTATGTTTCAAGCGCCTCTTTAATTTTTTTATTATCTATTCCGAAATACTTGCCTACACAAATCGCAGCTGCAACATTTTCAAAATTGTATTTGCCAATGAGCCGAGATGAAATTATTTCATTTTCATATTCTATTTTTAGAAATGGATTCGAATCTATACACTGACATGTACAAAAATCTTTTTGTAAAATTCCGTAAGTTATTTTTTCTATTCCTTTTGATTCTGACATTAATAATTCATTCTCAGAATTGATAAATAACTTTCCGTTTTTTGTTCCGACAAAATCATACATTTCTGTTTTTGCTTTCACAATGTTTTCAAAACTTCCGAACTCGCCAATGTGCGCCTTTCCGATATTGGTAATTATTCCGTAATCGGGCTGGGCTATTTCACAAAGCATTGCAATTTCTCCTATGTGATTCGCGCCAATTTCAATCACTGCAATTTCAATGTCAGGGGTAATAGA
It includes:
- a CDS encoding UDP-N-acetylmuramoyl-tripeptide--D-alanyl-D-alanine ligase; translation: MKFPSIQEIYSRFKTNSHITTDSRKIPVGSVFFALRGGNFNGNNFAESALQQGCSYAVIDDETKYFNNGNYILVKDCLLTLQELAKYHRTQLKIPFIAITGSNGKTTTKELIKSILSEKYKVLATSGNLNNHIGVPLTLLSITPDIEIAVIEIGANHIGEIAMLCEIAQPDYGIITNIGKAHIGEFGSFENIVKAKTEMYDFVGTKNGKLFINSENELLMSESKGIEKITYGILQKDFCTCQCIDSNPFLKIEYENEIISSRLIGKYNFENVAAAICVGKYFGIDNKKIKEALETYTPSNNRSQVVRTNNNTLILDAYNANPSSMRAAIENFYEMKEENKWLILGDMLELGEYEIQEHKNILKLIYEKKFQNVIMVGERFSKAMSKLKISFSNLFLFKNSDELVSKIKTLPFGEGKGGVSSLILIKGSRGIKLEKIVEFL